A stretch of Geomonas oryzisoli DNA encodes these proteins:
- a CDS encoding acyl-CoA thioesterase produces MENRKAELIETLLPKDTNSYGNIFGGVIMSIMDKTAGVVCWRYSRKRVVTACAQRITFLTPINVGEVIYSRATIIHVGRSSMEVEVEVEAENVTDGNKRLAASGVFTMVAVDENWHPAPVPQWQPVTEAELEKWREVERRRKKS; encoded by the coding sequence ATGGAGAACAGAAAAGCGGAGCTGATCGAGACGCTGCTACCGAAGGACACCAATTCTTACGGCAACATCTTCGGCGGCGTGATCATGAGCATCATGGACAAGACCGCGGGTGTAGTCTGCTGGCGTTATTCCCGCAAGCGCGTGGTCACCGCCTGCGCCCAGCGCATCACCTTCCTCACGCCGATCAACGTTGGAGAGGTGATCTACTCACGGGCCACCATCATCCACGTGGGACGCAGCTCCATGGAGGTCGAAGTGGAAGTGGAAGCGGAGAACGTCACCGACGGCAACAAACGCCTTGCCGCAAGCGGCGTCTTCACCATGGTGGCTGTCGACGAGAACTGGCACCCGGCACCGGTGCCGCAATGGCAGCCGGTCACCGAGGCGGAGCTGGAAAAATGGCGCGAAGTGGAGAGAAGGAGGAAAAAATCGTGA
- the mobB gene encoding molybdopterin-guanine dinucleotide biosynthesis protein B: MTVKAVSFVAKSGTGKTTLLEKVIIHLKERGYKVGVIKHDAHRFDIDHPGKDSYRLTAAGADTMLISSPEKLAIVKKHTQSPPIEELIETYFSDMDIVVTEGFKKSGMPKIEVNRQERSTTLLCRGESYDPTLVAVASDGVLDLDVPVLDLNDPCAVADFIEETFLQ, encoded by the coding sequence ATGACGGTAAAGGCAGTTTCCTTTGTGGCAAAATCCGGCACCGGCAAGACGACCCTGCTGGAGAAGGTGATCATCCACCTGAAAGAGCGCGGATACAAGGTGGGGGTCATCAAGCATGACGCGCACCGTTTCGACATCGACCATCCGGGCAAGGACAGCTACCGGCTTACCGCGGCCGGCGCCGACACCATGCTGATCTCCTCACCGGAGAAGCTCGCCATCGTGAAAAAGCACACCCAGTCCCCGCCCATCGAGGAACTGATCGAGACCTACTTCAGCGACATGGACATCGTGGTTACCGAGGGTTTCAAGAAAAGCGGCATGCCCAAGATCGAGGTGAACCGCCAGGAGAGGAGCACCACCCTGCTCTGCCGCGGCGAGAGCTACGATCCCACCCTCGTAGCCGTGGCCAGCGACGGCGTTCTCGACCTCGACGTCCCGGTGCTGGACCTGAACGACCCCTGCGCCGTCGCCGATTTCATCGAGGAGACTTTCCTGCAGTAG